One part of the Quercus lobata isolate SW786 chromosome 7, ValleyOak3.0 Primary Assembly, whole genome shotgun sequence genome encodes these proteins:
- the LOC115952030 gene encoding transmembrane 9 superfamily member 5-like, which produces MPNRKKSLQEVTAGDCYVNTGYVLRFKTKTVEKLLCEKTLTREEVAKFRDAVLNETMYELYYDNIGLKVRVGDNRSVDEYGNLQDPNVIGQRIYIFSHLDFHILYLGNKVTAIYVMNYDETVADVSEDTEVNVKFTYSVYWDEFDPNEKLLDETHVLSSVSDLFEPVGGDDPMSYAKNIIIFVWIGLLCIVIVTYLRDYFTRYSLHSFLLV; this is translated from the coding sequence ATGCCCAACAGAAAGAAATCGCTTCAAGAAGTTACAGCAGGGGATTGCTATGTCAACACTGGGTATGTATTGAGATTCAAGACGAAAACAGTGGAGAAACTTCTTTGTGAGAAAACTCTGACGAGAGAAGAGGTTGCGAAATTTAGAGATGCAGTTTTAAATGAAACTATGTACGAGTTATACTATGATAACATTGGATTGAAAGTGAGAGTTGGAGATAACAGGTCCGTAGATGAGTACGGCAATTTGCAGGACCCAAATGTAATAGGTCAAAGGATTTATATTTTCAGTCACCTGGACTTTCATATCCTTTACTTGGGTAACAAAGTGACAGCTATATATGTTATGAATTACGACGAGACTGTAGCGGATGTGTCTGAGGACACTGAAGTCAATGTCAAGTTCACGTATTCCGTCTACTGGGATGAATTTGATCCCAATGAAAAGCTTTTGGACGAAACACATGTTCTGTCATCGGTCAGTGACTTGTTCGAGCCCGTTGGAGGAGATGATCCTATGTCTTATGctaaaaatatcatcattttcGTCTGGATTGGGTTGCTTTGTATTGTGATTGTGACATACCTTAGAGATTATTTTACTCGGTACTCACTCCATTCCTTTTTGTTGGTGTAG